Proteins co-encoded in one Streptomyces sp. NBC_01283 genomic window:
- a CDS encoding sensor histidine kinase, which yields MRTHLKRWLRVTVGVLAGAVTGLVELAFALVAGLWLLATLGRRTGRGAEARIVTGAQWLAEVERRRMATFFGTEPATPVTGLSAVNYIASRWAVGLLGGVVLACALLGAGYASLAVWGWFVADIRSPGTLVLSSVGGLFLLYLCVQGTYGVALADERHARRFLGPNDGRLMERRIGELVASRAGVVEAVHDERRRIERDLHDGVQQRIVALGMLLGRARRAAEPEKSARLLAQAHEETQQALVELREVAWRVYPAALDEGGLASALETVAERAAIPVRLDCTLHETPPPIAHAVAYFVAAEAVTNAVKHSGATLATVHAERRSAVLHLRVEDDGQGGADPSGSGLLGLARRVAALDGTLTVDSPAGGPTLITAELPCA from the coding sequence ATGCGTACGCATCTGAAGCGCTGGCTCAGGGTGACGGTCGGCGTCCTCGCCGGTGCCGTCACCGGCCTCGTCGAGCTGGCCTTCGCCCTGGTGGCCGGGCTGTGGCTGCTCGCCACGCTCGGACGGCGCACCGGACGCGGCGCCGAGGCCCGGATCGTGACCGGTGCCCAATGGCTCGCCGAGGTGGAGCGACGGCGCATGGCCACCTTTTTCGGCACCGAGCCGGCCACGCCGGTGACCGGCCTGTCCGCAGTGAACTACATCGCGTCGCGCTGGGCCGTCGGACTGCTCGGCGGTGTCGTGCTCGCCTGCGCGCTGCTCGGGGCGGGTTACGCCTCGCTCGCGGTGTGGGGCTGGTTCGTCGCCGACATCCGCTCCCCCGGCACCCTGGTGCTCTCCTCGGTCGGCGGCCTCTTCCTGCTCTATCTGTGCGTGCAGGGGACGTACGGCGTCGCCCTCGCGGACGAGCGGCACGCGCGCCGCTTCCTCGGCCCGAACGACGGGCGGCTCATGGAGCGCAGGATCGGCGAGCTCGTCGCGAGCCGCGCCGGGGTGGTGGAGGCCGTGCACGACGAGCGGCGCCGCATCGAACGCGATCTGCACGACGGCGTCCAGCAGCGGATCGTGGCGCTTGGCATGCTCCTCGGGCGGGCCCGCCGCGCCGCCGAGCCGGAGAAGTCCGCGCGGCTCCTCGCCCAGGCGCACGAGGAGACCCAGCAGGCCCTGGTCGAACTGCGCGAGGTCGCCTGGCGCGTCTACCCCGCGGCCCTGGACGAGGGCGGTCTTGCCTCCGCCCTGGAAACGGTCGCCGAGCGGGCCGCCATCCCCGTACGTCTCGACTGCACCCTGCACGAAACCCCGCCCCCGATCGCGCACGCCGTGGCGTACTTCGTCGCCGCCGAAGCCGTCACGAACGCCGTCAAGCACTCGGGCGCCACGCTTGCCACCGTCCACGCCGAGCGGCGAAGTGCCGTGCTGCACCTGCGCGTCGAGGACGACGGGCAGGGCGGCGCCGACCCGTCCGGCAGCGGGCTGCTCGGGCTCGCCCGGCGCGTGGCCGCCCTGGACGGCACCCTCACCGTGGACAGCCCCGCCGGTGGGCCCACCCTCATCACCGCGGAGCTCCCATGCGCGTAA
- a CDS encoding DedA family protein, translating to MILTAAYEASAAANETPAGGVAGWAADLMDSFGAVGAGAAIALENLFPPLPSEVILPLAGFAASQGRFGLVAVLFWTTAGSVIGALALYAIGALLGRDRTVALAARLPLVKASDIHRTEEWFARHGTKAVFFGRMIPIFRSMISVPAGVERMPLPVFLALTTAGSLIWNAVFVLIGHALGTRWHQVTDLVGLYSKGVLAVVALAVLAFVVLRVRRAGKGEHRARR from the coding sequence ATGATCCTCACTGCCGCGTACGAAGCCTCCGCCGCCGCGAACGAAACCCCGGCCGGCGGTGTGGCGGGCTGGGCCGCCGACCTCATGGACTCGTTCGGCGCCGTCGGTGCCGGAGCGGCCATCGCCCTGGAGAACCTGTTCCCGCCGCTGCCCAGCGAGGTGATCCTGCCGCTTGCCGGATTCGCCGCGAGCCAGGGCAGGTTCGGCCTGGTGGCGGTCCTGTTCTGGACCACGGCGGGCTCCGTGATCGGCGCGCTCGCGCTCTACGCGATCGGCGCGCTGCTCGGCCGGGACCGTACCGTCGCCCTCGCGGCCCGCCTCCCGCTGGTGAAGGCGTCCGACATCCACCGCACGGAGGAATGGTTCGCACGGCACGGCACCAAGGCGGTCTTCTTCGGCCGGATGATTCCGATCTTCCGCAGCATGATCTCGGTCCCGGCGGGTGTCGAGCGGATGCCCCTGCCCGTCTTCCTTGCCCTGACGACCGCGGGCAGCCTCATCTGGAACGCCGTCTTCGTCCTGATCGGCCATGCTCTCGGCACCCGCTGGCACCAGGTCACCGATCTGGTCGGCCTCTACTCCAAGGGAGTTCTCGCCGTCGTCGCTCTCGCGGTGCTCGCCTTCGTCGTCCTGCGGGTCCGCAGGGCGGGAAAGGGCGAGCACCGCGCGAGGCGCTAG
- the purB gene encoding adenylosuccinate lyase, with protein MTVAPAKPRIPNVLAGRYASAELATLWSPEQKVKLERQLWLAVLRAQQDLGIEVPDAALADYERVVDDVDLASIAEREKVTRHDVKARIEEFNALAGHEQVHKGMTSRDLTENVEQLQVRLSLELVRDRTVAVLARLGKLSGEYAELVMAGRSHNVAAQATTLGKRFATTADELLVAYRRVDDLLRRYPLRGIKGPVGTAQDMLDLLGGDADKLTDLEQRIAGHLGFDRAFTSVGQVYPRSLDYEVVTALVQLASGPSSLAKTIRLMAGHELVTEGFKPGQVGSSAMPHKMNTRSCERVNGLTVILRGYASMTGELAGDQWNEGDVSCSVVRRVALPDAFFALDGLLETFLTVLDEFGAFPAVVARELDRYLPFLATTKVLMASVRAGVGREEAHEAIKENAVASALAMREQGAERNELLDKLAADSRIPLDRAELDALMADKLSFTGAASDQVAAVVAQIEVLIKEHPEAAAYAPGAIL; from the coding sequence GTGACTGTCGCGCCTGCAAAGCCCCGTATCCCGAACGTCCTCGCCGGGCGTTACGCCTCCGCCGAGCTCGCCACCCTCTGGTCGCCCGAGCAGAAGGTCAAGCTGGAGCGTCAGCTCTGGCTCGCCGTTCTGCGGGCGCAGCAGGACCTGGGGATCGAGGTCCCGGACGCCGCCCTCGCCGATTACGAGCGGGTCGTCGACGACGTCGACCTCGCCTCGATCGCCGAGCGCGAGAAGGTCACGCGCCATGACGTGAAGGCCCGCATCGAGGAGTTCAACGCGCTCGCCGGGCACGAGCAGGTCCACAAGGGAATGACCTCCCGCGACCTGACCGAGAACGTGGAGCAGCTGCAGGTGCGGCTCTCCCTGGAGCTGGTGCGCGACCGCACCGTCGCGGTGCTCGCGCGCCTCGGCAAGCTGTCGGGCGAGTACGCGGAGCTGGTCATGGCCGGCCGCTCGCACAACGTGGCCGCGCAGGCGACGACGCTGGGCAAGCGCTTCGCGACGACCGCCGACGAGCTGCTCGTGGCGTACCGCCGTGTCGACGACCTGCTGCGCCGCTACCCCCTGCGCGGCATCAAGGGCCCCGTCGGCACGGCCCAGGACATGCTCGACCTGCTCGGCGGCGACGCCGACAAGCTCACCGACCTCGAGCAGCGGATCGCCGGGCACCTCGGCTTCGACCGCGCCTTCACGTCGGTCGGCCAGGTCTACCCGCGCTCCCTCGACTACGAGGTCGTCACCGCCCTGGTGCAGCTCGCCTCCGGGCCCTCCTCGCTGGCCAAGACGATCCGTCTGATGGCCGGGCACGAGCTCGTCACCGAAGGCTTCAAGCCGGGCCAGGTCGGCTCGTCCGCGATGCCGCACAAGATGAACACCCGCTCCTGCGAGCGCGTCAACGGCCTCACCGTCATCCTGCGCGGCTACGCGTCGATGACGGGCGAGCTGGCGGGCGACCAGTGGAACGAGGGCGACGTCTCCTGCTCGGTCGTACGCCGTGTCGCCCTGCCGGACGCGTTCTTCGCGCTCGACGGGCTCCTGGAGACCTTCCTGACGGTGCTCGACGAGTTCGGCGCCTTCCCGGCCGTCGTCGCGCGTGAGCTGGACCGCTACCTCCCCTTCCTCGCCACGACCAAGGTCCTGATGGCCTCGGTGCGGGCGGGCGTCGGCCGCGAGGAGGCCCACGAGGCCATCAAGGAGAACGCCGTCGCCTCCGCGCTCGCCATGCGCGAGCAGGGTGCCGAGCGCAACGAACTCCTCGACAAGCTCGCCGCCGACTCCCGCATCCCGCTGGACCGAGCCGAGCTCGACGCCCTCATGGCCGACAAGCTGTCGTTCACGGGAGCGGCGAGCGACCAGGTCGCCGCCGTCGTCGCGCAGATCGAGGTGCTCATCAAGGAGCACCCCGAGGCCGCCGCCTACGCTCCGGGCGCCATTCTCTGA
- a CDS encoding SGNH/GDSL hydrolase family protein has protein sequence MQMNANYTSLVAVGDSFTEGMSDLLPDGSYRGWADLLAARMAAASPGFRYANLAVRGKLIGQIVAEQVDVAAAMQPDVITLVGGLNDTLRPKCDMVRVRDLLEEAVERLAPACKQLVLMRSPGRNGPVMARFRPRMEELFDHIDELAARHGATVVDLYGSGALGDQRLWDVDRLHLTAEGHRRVAEAVWQSLGYDAEDDWRSPLPDTPPPSWTARRVADVRFARQHLAPWIMRRLTGRSSGDGLPAKRPDLLPYEDPRV, from the coding sequence ATGCAGATGAATGCCAACTACACCAGTCTCGTCGCGGTCGGCGACTCCTTCACCGAGGGCATGTCGGACCTGCTGCCCGACGGCAGCTACCGCGGCTGGGCAGATCTGCTCGCCGCCCGGATGGCTGCCGCCTCCCCCGGTTTCCGGTACGCGAACCTCGCGGTGCGCGGGAAACTCATCGGTCAGATCGTGGCCGAGCAGGTGGACGTCGCGGCGGCCATGCAGCCCGATGTGATCACCCTGGTGGGCGGCCTCAACGACACGCTGCGCCCCAAGTGCGACATGGTCCGCGTACGCGACCTCCTGGAAGAGGCCGTCGAACGCCTCGCCCCCGCCTGCAAGCAGCTCGTCCTGATGCGCAGCCCGGGCAGGAACGGCCCCGTCATGGCGCGTTTCCGCCCCCGCATGGAAGAGCTCTTCGACCACATCGACGAGCTGGCGGCCCGGCACGGCGCCACGGTCGTGGACCTGTACGGATCGGGCGCGCTCGGCGACCAGCGCCTCTGGGACGTGGACCGGCTGCACCTGACCGCCGAGGGCCACCGCAGGGTCGCCGAAGCGGTGTGGCAGTCCCTCGGCTACGACGCCGAGGACGACTGGCGGTCCCCGCTCCCGGACACGCCCCCGCCGAGCTGGACGGCACGCCGCGTGGCCGACGTCCGCTTCGCCAGGCAGCACCTCGCCCCCTGGATAATGCGCCGCCTCACAGGCCGCTCCTCCGGCGACGGCCTCCCGGCCAAGCGCCCTGATCTGCTGCCGTACGAGGATCCGCGGGTCTGA
- a CDS encoding GNAT family N-acetyltransferase, protein MDLRPFAPADAATVPRWPVSAGEVAMWCGLRDFPVTARVVAGWQLDPDTRGHVLVEGEALLGYGEVWCDEDEGEAELARIIVAPDARGRGAGRRLVRGLAGVALRAGYAEIFMRVHPENAAALRCYRRAGFLPVNPALAAEWNAPQPVSYVWLRDAGAGAGAAGAAGAL, encoded by the coding sequence ATGGACCTTCGACCCTTCGCCCCTGCGGATGCGGCCACCGTGCCGCGCTGGCCCGTCTCCGCCGGTGAGGTGGCCATGTGGTGCGGACTGCGGGACTTCCCGGTGACCGCGCGGGTGGTCGCCGGATGGCAGCTGGACCCGGACACGCGGGGTCATGTGCTGGTCGAGGGGGAGGCCCTCCTCGGCTACGGGGAGGTGTGGTGCGACGAGGACGAGGGTGAGGCGGAACTCGCCCGGATCATCGTGGCGCCGGATGCCCGGGGGCGGGGTGCCGGGCGGCGGCTGGTGCGGGGGCTTGCCGGGGTGGCTCTGCGGGCCGGGTACGCGGAGATCTTCATGCGCGTCCACCCGGAGAACGCCGCCGCCCTGCGCTGCTACCGCCGGGCCGGGTTCCTGCCCGTGAACCCTGCTCTGGCAGCGGAGTGGAACGCTCCGCAGCCTGTCAGTTATGTGTGGCTCCGGGACGCGGGGGCGGGAGCAGGGGCGGCGGGGGCGGCGGGGGCGCTTTGA
- a CDS encoding DNA-binding protein, with protein MTTPEQQPVETDPFSPTHPDQVRAGRAPASLFRIAERHAATDEQRRRQVHATVVGPYEAARLVTFLLTGIAQPADGEPEVDHADITAALTLMPMARREMDEVESALLQMARGRGMTWPEIAFGLGLGTPQAARQRYERLVGRTATVDPEATPEAKPSNQ; from the coding sequence ATGACCACTCCGGAGCAGCAGCCCGTCGAGACCGACCCCTTCAGCCCCACGCACCCGGACCAGGTGCGCGCGGGCCGCGCTCCCGCCTCCCTGTTCCGCATCGCCGAGCGGCACGCGGCCACCGACGAGCAGCGGCGCCGACAGGTCCACGCCACGGTCGTCGGCCCGTACGAGGCGGCACGCCTGGTGACGTTCCTGCTGACCGGGATCGCACAGCCCGCGGACGGCGAGCCGGAGGTGGACCACGCGGACATCACCGCGGCGCTGACGCTCATGCCGATGGCGCGCCGCGAGATGGACGAGGTGGAGTCCGCGCTCCTTCAGATGGCGCGCGGACGCGGCATGACCTGGCCGGAGATCGCCTTCGGCCTCGGTCTGGGCACTCCGCAGGCGGCGAGGCAGCGCTACGAACGGCTGGTGGGCCGTACGGCGACGGTCGACCCCGAAGCCACCCCGGAAGCCAAGCCTTCGAACCAGTGA
- a CDS encoding carboxyl transferase domain-containing protein, producing MGSAAVLVANRGEIAVRLLQAAAEAGLRTVAVYADDDAAARHVQLADEAKPLGGTGPAAYLDADAVLAAARRSGCELVHPGYGFLSEDADFAERCAEAGLRFVGPSPEVLGLFGDKARARALAGRLGVPVLAGTQGPTSLAEAADFLAGLGPSGAVMVKAIGGGGGRGIRAVRHPDELADAWERCRSEALQGFGRAELYVEELLTGARHIEVQILGDATGEVTHLWERDCSAQRRHQKLVEIAPAPGLDPAVREQLVSASLRMARECGYTGIGTFEFLLRGAEFHFIEANPRLQVEHTVTEQVTGVDLVLTQLRLAAGDPLSALGLAGPPPEPRGYALQARVNAESPASDGTALPSTGTLIRFDVPTGPGIRVDTAARNGAEIGARYDSLLAKVITHTPHGDFAAVCERASRALADFAVEGVRTGIPLLRALLAHPGFTAGGAHTDFVAEHIAELLPDDAPQVLAGDDSAITAPMTGAVVAVDVSVGQHVAAGQQLLVLEAMKMEHVLRADASGTVTALHTRVGDTAAEGHPLVTVDASAAGEATTAHAEEAADPDTIRPDLAETLARHAIGLDAHRPEAVAKRHRIGRRTARENIQDLCDDGTFTEYGALAIAAQRRRRSLEDLIASTPADGMVTGTGRIDGVRCVAMSYDYTVLAGTQGLQNHRKTDRMLQLAGERRLPVVLFAEGGGGRPGDTDTTSVAGLDVTTFHQMGRLSGRVPLVGVVSGRCFAGNAALLGCCDVVIATPEASIGMGGPAMIEGGGLGVYRPEEVGPLSVQVPNGVVDIAVADEAEAVRVARKYLAYFTYEANARDFGGSWEAPDPRLLRHAVPENRRRAYDVRSAVEGIADTDSVLELRRGFGIGIITALVRVEGRPMGLLANNPGHLGGAIDRDAADKAERFLRLCDAFGLPVVSLCDTPGFMVGPDAERTATVRHFSRLFVTGAQLRVPLVSLVLRKAYGLGAMAMMGGSTRAPVATAAWPSGEFGGMGVEGAVRLGYRKELAAIADPGERQRAFDAHVAELYEHGKAVNAAAALEIDAVIDPAESRSWILAALEGAGGAQG from the coding sequence ATGGGTTCCGCCGCCGTGCTCGTCGCCAACCGCGGGGAGATCGCCGTCCGCCTCCTGCAGGCCGCCGCGGAGGCCGGACTGCGTACGGTCGCCGTGTACGCCGACGACGACGCCGCCGCGCGGCACGTTCAACTGGCGGACGAAGCAAAGCCGTTGGGGGGCACGGGTCCGGCCGCCTATCTGGACGCCGACGCGGTACTCGCCGCGGCCCGGCGCTCCGGGTGCGAGCTGGTGCACCCCGGCTACGGATTTCTGAGCGAGGACGCGGACTTCGCGGAGCGGTGCGCGGAGGCCGGACTGCGGTTCGTGGGGCCGTCCCCCGAGGTGCTCGGCCTGTTCGGGGACAAGGCACGTGCGCGTGCGCTCGCCGGGCGGCTCGGCGTCCCCGTCCTGGCGGGCACCCAGGGCCCGACGAGCCTGGCCGAGGCCGCCGATTTCCTTGCCGGGCTCGGCCCTTCGGGCGCGGTGATGGTGAAGGCCATCGGTGGGGGCGGCGGGCGCGGCATACGGGCCGTACGGCACCCGGACGAGCTGGCCGACGCCTGGGAACGCTGCCGCTCCGAGGCCCTGCAGGGCTTCGGGCGCGCGGAGTTGTACGTGGAGGAGCTGCTGACCGGTGCCCGCCACATCGAGGTCCAGATCCTGGGCGACGCGACCGGCGAGGTCACCCACCTCTGGGAGCGCGACTGCAGCGCCCAGCGCCGTCACCAGAAGCTCGTCGAGATCGCTCCGGCGCCGGGCCTTGACCCGGCTGTGCGGGAACAGCTCGTGTCCGCGTCCCTCCGGATGGCCCGCGAGTGCGGCTACACCGGCATCGGAACCTTCGAGTTCCTGCTCCGCGGTGCGGAGTTCCACTTCATCGAGGCCAATCCGCGCCTTCAGGTCGAGCACACGGTCACCGAGCAGGTGACGGGCGTCGACCTGGTCCTGACTCAGCTACGCCTGGCGGCAGGCGATCCACTCTCGGCCCTCGGCCTCGCGGGGCCGCCGCCCGAGCCGCGCGGCTACGCGCTCCAGGCGCGCGTCAACGCCGAGTCCCCGGCGTCCGACGGAACCGCACTCCCTTCCACGGGCACACTCATCCGCTTCGACGTGCCGACGGGGCCGGGGATACGCGTGGACACCGCGGCGCGCAACGGAGCGGAGATCGGGGCGCGTTACGACTCGCTGCTCGCGAAGGTCATCACGCACACACCGCACGGCGACTTCGCGGCGGTCTGCGAACGCGCGTCCCGCGCCCTGGCGGACTTCGCCGTCGAGGGCGTACGCACCGGGATTCCTCTTCTCCGCGCGCTGCTCGCCCATCCGGGTTTCACCGCGGGCGGCGCGCACACGGACTTCGTGGCCGAACACATCGCGGAGCTCCTGCCCGATGACGCACCGCAGGTGCTCGCGGGTGACGACTCGGCCATCACGGCACCCATGACGGGGGCGGTGGTCGCCGTCGACGTGTCGGTAGGCCAACACGTCGCGGCAGGACAGCAGTTGCTCGTTCTCGAAGCGATGAAGATGGAACACGTCCTGCGCGCGGACGCCTCCGGAACCGTGACGGCCCTGCACACACGCGTGGGCGACACGGCGGCGGAGGGCCACCCCCTGGTGACGGTGGACGCGTCGGCTGCGGGCGAGGCGACCACGGCACACGCCGAGGAGGCCGCCGATCCGGACACCATCCGCCCCGACCTGGCCGAGACCCTGGCCCGGCACGCGATCGGCCTGGACGCCCACCGCCCCGAAGCCGTCGCCAAACGCCACCGCATCGGACGCCGCACGGCCCGCGAGAACATCCAGGACCTGTGCGACGACGGCACGTTCACGGAGTACGGCGCGCTCGCGATCGCCGCCCAGCGGCGCCGCCGCTCGCTGGAGGACCTGATCGCGTCGACCCCCGCCGACGGCATGGTGACCGGGACGGGGCGGATCGACGGCGTGCGGTGCGTGGCGATGTCGTACGACTACACCGTCCTCGCCGGCACCCAGGGCCTGCAGAACCACCGCAAGACGGACCGGATGCTCCAGCTGGCCGGGGAACGGCGGCTGCCCGTGGTGCTGTTCGCGGAGGGCGGCGGCGGGCGTCCCGGGGACACCGACACGACGTCCGTCGCCGGGCTCGACGTGACGACGTTCCATCAGATGGGGCGCCTCAGCGGACGGGTCCCCCTGGTGGGCGTCGTGTCGGGGCGGTGCTTCGCGGGCAACGCCGCCCTGCTCGGCTGCTGCGACGTGGTGATCGCGACGCCGGAGGCCAGCATCGGGATGGGCGGCCCCGCGATGATCGAGGGCGGCGGCCTCGGCGTGTACCGCCCCGAGGAGGTCGGCCCTCTGTCCGTCCAGGTGCCGAACGGCGTGGTGGACATCGCCGTCGCCGACGAGGCCGAGGCGGTGCGGGTGGCGCGGAAGTACCTCGCCTACTTCACGTACGAAGCGAACGCCCGTGATTTTGGCGGCAGTTGGGAGGCACCGGACCCTCGGCTGCTGCGGCACGCCGTCCCGGAGAACCGGCGCCGCGCCTACGACGTACGTTCCGCGGTCGAGGGCATCGCCGACACGGACTCCGTGCTGGAACTGCGCCGCGGGTTCGGCATCGGCATCATCACGGCGCTCGTACGCGTCGAGGGCCGGCCGATGGGGCTGCTCGCCAACAACCCCGGGCACCTGGGCGGGGCGATCGACCGTGACGCGGCGGACAAGGCGGAACGGTTCCTGCGGCTGTGCGACGCGTTCGGGCTCCCCGTGGTCTCGCTCTGCGACACCCCGGGCTTCATGGTCGGCCCGGACGCCGAACGGACCGCGACCGTACGGCACTTCTCGCGGCTCTTCGTGACCGGCGCCCAGCTCCGCGTCCCCCTGGTGAGCCTGGTGCTGCGCAAGGCGTACGGGCTCGGCGCGATGGCCATGATGGGCGGCTCCACACGCGCCCCCGTGGCCACGGCGGCGTGGCCCAGCGGCGAGTTCGGGGGCATGGGCGTTGAGGGCGCCGTCCGTCTCGGCTACCGCAAGGAGCTGGCCGCGATCGCCGATCCCGGGGAGCGGCAGCGGGCGTTCGACGCCCATGTCGCCGAGTTGTACGAGCACGGCAAGGCGGTGAATGCCGCGGCCGCGCTGGAGATCGACGCGGTCATCGACCCAGCGGAGTCGAGGAGTTGGATCCTGGCGGCGCTGGAGGGGGCAGGCGGGGCACAGGGGTGA
- a CDS encoding TetR/AcrR family transcriptional regulator → MARHQQPWATRTARDRTDAPARGRLLDAAEAVFARRGYGPATIADITAEAEVSRAGFYVYFASKEEIFRVLAVRVRDAFLAAQDVPGVDRDDPREVAGASTAAFIAAYSQHLPLLRLLEQQAQTDGDVRALWEETQERPVHRSARYIRRLAAEGRARPVADPLSVARAVGGMSIQFARLTASAPETYDAAVRDVTAMFLHLLGVHHSD, encoded by the coding sequence GTGGCACGACATCAGCAGCCCTGGGCGACCCGCACCGCCCGCGACCGCACCGACGCCCCGGCCCGCGGGCGGCTCCTCGACGCGGCCGAAGCCGTATTCGCGCGGCGCGGATACGGCCCGGCGACCATCGCCGACATCACGGCGGAGGCGGAGGTCTCGCGGGCGGGCTTCTACGTGTACTTCGCGTCCAAGGAGGAGATCTTCCGCGTCCTCGCGGTGCGGGTACGGGACGCGTTCCTCGCCGCGCAGGACGTGCCGGGCGTCGACCGGGACGACCCCCGCGAGGTGGCCGGGGCCTCCACCGCCGCCTTCATCGCCGCGTACTCCCAACACCTGCCTCTGCTGCGGCTGTTGGAGCAGCAGGCGCAGACCGACGGCGACGTGCGGGCCCTGTGGGAGGAGACGCAGGAGCGCCCGGTCCACCGCTCCGCGCGCTACATCCGTCGGCTCGCGGCCGAGGGCAGGGCCCGGCCGGTCGCCGATCCCCTCTCCGTGGCCCGCGCGGTCGGCGGCATGAGCATCCAGTTCGCCCGCCTCACGGCATCCGCCCCGGAGACGTACGACGCTGCCGTGCGCGATGTGACGGCCATGTTCCTGCACCTGCTAGGAGTCCATCACTCAGACTGA
- a CDS encoding HAD family hydrolase, with translation MSTFGGTSVIFDLDGTLVDSEPNYYEASRELLAEHGIEYTWADNEQYVGIGTQETLATWKDRYGIGVPVAELLTELDRRYLALARADTHVFPEMRKFVERLHGAGVPMAVASGSSRAAIEAILSGTGLDALLTTVVSADEVAHGKPAPDVFLAAAALLGADPADCVVLEDAAPGATAAIAAGMRCIAIPYVAAHADEPAFASAGLLLRGGQAEFTAQAAWDHLDHLASLPRS, from the coding sequence ATGAGCACCTTTGGCGGCACCTCGGTCATCTTCGATCTCGACGGCACACTCGTGGACAGCGAGCCCAATTACTACGAGGCGTCGCGCGAGCTGCTCGCCGAGCACGGCATCGAGTACACCTGGGCCGACAACGAGCAGTACGTGGGCATCGGCACCCAGGAGACCCTCGCCACGTGGAAGGACCGGTACGGCATCGGCGTACCGGTGGCCGAACTGCTCACGGAGCTCGACCGCCGCTATCTCGCGCTCGCCCGCGCCGACACGCACGTCTTCCCCGAGATGCGGAAGTTCGTGGAGCGGCTGCACGGCGCCGGGGTGCCGATGGCCGTGGCCTCCGGGTCGTCCCGCGCCGCCATCGAGGCGATCCTCTCCGGCACCGGCCTCGACGCGCTCCTGACCACGGTCGTCTCGGCCGACGAGGTCGCCCACGGGAAGCCCGCGCCCGACGTCTTTCTGGCCGCCGCCGCGCTCCTCGGCGCCGACCCCGCCGACTGCGTGGTCCTGGAGGACGCTGCCCCGGGCGCGACCGCGGCGATCGCGGCGGGCATGCGCTGCATCGCGATCCCCTACGTCGCCGCCCACGCGGACGAACCGGCGTTCGCGTCGGCGGGACTGCTGCTGCGGGGCGGTCAGGCCGAGTTCACGGCCCAGGCCGCTTGGGACCACCTGGACCACCTGGCCTCGCTGCCCCGGTCGTAG